From the genome of Thermogutta terrifontis, one region includes:
- a CDS encoding twin-arginine translocation signal domain-containing protein has product MLGPMSRRSFMGHAVIGAAGLSLAGAAAARGDETLPPPSSLATLPRGKIKNLEISRLLLGGNLLTHFTHSRDLRYVYNLARHYNTDAKILETLAIAEAHGINTLVIHYAPAAIAVLQEHRKRGGKMQWIMCTAHALVSGGMDAFKQQIDALVEAGANALYISGLEGDFACGFLNDVCGPDADERVGAPRMELLAQALEYAKSHQLPVGIGAHRMGVVADCEKAGLPNDFYVVTFHRQNYPSVKLYYDSRWCSKPEELAALMQNVEKPWIAFKVMAAGAIPPEAAFRYAFENGADFVLAGMFDFEIPADVEIANKVLSELKTRSRPWRA; this is encoded by the coding sequence ATGCTTGGTCCCATGAGTCGCCGGAGTTTTATGGGCCACGCGGTGATAGGAGCGGCGGGACTGTCACTGGCTGGTGCCGCAGCCGCGCGTGGCGATGAAACACTCCCGCCCCCTTCTTCGCTTGCTACCCTGCCGCGGGGCAAAATCAAAAACCTGGAAATCAGCCGACTCCTCCTCGGCGGTAACCTGCTCACGCATTTCACCCACAGCCGAGATCTACGTTACGTGTACAATCTTGCTCGGCACTACAACACGGATGCCAAAATCCTCGAGACGCTCGCCATTGCCGAGGCCCATGGGATCAACACGCTTGTTATTCACTATGCACCGGCGGCCATCGCGGTGCTCCAGGAGCACCGCAAGCGCGGCGGCAAAATGCAATGGATCATGTGCACCGCCCATGCCCTGGTGAGCGGTGGCATGGACGCTTTCAAGCAGCAGATCGATGCACTGGTGGAAGCCGGCGCCAATGCGCTGTACATCTCGGGTCTGGAAGGCGATTTCGCCTGCGGATTTCTCAATGATGTGTGCGGGCCGGATGCCGATGAGCGCGTCGGTGCACCGCGAATGGAACTGCTCGCCCAGGCCCTGGAGTACGCTAAATCGCACCAATTGCCCGTGGGAATTGGAGCCCATCGCATGGGGGTTGTCGCAGACTGCGAGAAGGCCGGGCTACCAAACGACTTCTACGTTGTCACGTTCCACCGCCAGAATTACCCATCGGTGAAACTCTATTACGATTCCCGGTGGTGTTCCAAGCCCGAGGAACTCGCCGCCCTGATGCAGAACGTGGAGAAACCCTGGATTGCATTCAAAGTGATGGCGGCGGGGGCAATCCCACCAGAAGCCGCTTTTCGGTACGCGTTCGAAAACGGGGCGGATTTTGTCCTGGCCGGGATGTTCGACTTCGAAATCCCCGCTGATGTGGAGATTGCGAACAAAGTGTTGAGTGAGCTGAAAACCCGCTCCCGGCCCTGGCGTGCATGA
- a CDS encoding class II aldolase/adducin family protein, whose protein sequence is MSLESLREEVCRANKMLQQYGLVCLHSGNVSGLDRSTGRLVIKPSGVDYETLTPEDLVEVDLITGKILSGHLRPSVDLPHHLYIYRNMPGVGGIAHAHSDYATAWATVGRPIPLCLTEIADYFGAEIPCAPYVDNEGDNIGQAIIRYRNRAPAILLANHGAFTWGPTAIDAVKLAIALEDVAKKAFLACQLGKPLEIPLEEARKWYDKYHHGYGQIVPPRTPTTVSRGGSGPGA, encoded by the coding sequence ATGTCGCTGGAATCACTCCGCGAGGAAGTGTGCCGGGCCAACAAGATGCTTCAACAGTATGGCCTGGTGTGTTTGCACTCGGGCAATGTCAGCGGGCTGGACCGCAGCACAGGCCGGCTCGTCATCAAGCCGTCCGGTGTCGATTACGAAACCCTCACACCGGAGGACCTCGTGGAAGTGGATCTCATCACGGGGAAAATCCTCTCCGGCCACCTGCGGCCAAGCGTCGATTTACCGCACCACCTGTACATTTACCGGAATATGCCGGGGGTGGGAGGGATTGCCCATGCTCACAGCGACTACGCCACCGCCTGGGCCACCGTGGGACGGCCGATCCCACTGTGTCTCACGGAAATTGCCGATTACTTCGGGGCAGAAATCCCATGTGCCCCGTATGTTGACAATGAAGGGGACAATATCGGCCAGGCGATCATTCGGTATCGCAATCGGGCCCCGGCCATCCTGCTGGCAAACCACGGGGCCTTCACGTGGGGTCCCACCGCGATCGATGCCGTGAAGCTTGCGATCGCCCTGGAAGACGTGGCCAAAAAAGCGTTTCTTGCCTGCCAGCTCGGTAAACCTTTGGAAATTCCGCTCGAAGAAGCCCGTAAATGGTACGACAAATACCATCACGGCTACGGCCAGATCGTCCCTCCACGAACGCCCACCACAGTCTCCCGGGGCGGCTCTGGCCCAGGGGCATGA
- a CDS encoding ribulokinase — MAKRLPRRFAIGVDYGTNSVRALVVDVEDGTEVGTAVFEYPSGEHGVLLDSRNPNLARQNPADYIEGFYRCVRAAIRSIPKSAGFEPENVVGIGVDTTGSTPIPVDENGWPLAFQKRFAKNLAAQAWLWKDHTSYAEAAEITEKARQMGLPYLAKCGGTYSSEWFWSKILHCRRTSPEVFEAAYSWVELADFIPGWLTGNLKPETIPRSICAAGHKAMYHPAWGGLPSEEFLASLDPELVKIRRRYAPEALPADRKAGELIPEIARKVGLRPGIPVAVGAFDAHMGAVGAGIKPGTLVKIIGTSTCDMMVVPMNEDLPDIPGLCGIVPHSIVPGMYGLEAGQSAVGDIFNWFVKYLTPAQYTAKGDPHAALTREAEKLLPGESGLLALDWNNGNRTILVDPLLTGLLIGQTLLTTAPEVYRALVEATAFGALTIIKRFEEYGVAVKEVINCGGIAEKNPFVMQVYADVCNRPMKISRSAQTCALGAAIFGAVVGGVYKSVEQAQRRMTGVKPTVYRPRKAAAAIYARLYELYRKLHDAFGLPHYETSLYDVMKALIAIRKEVRKEV, encoded by the coding sequence ATGGCCAAACGATTACCCCGTCGGTTCGCGATCGGTGTGGATTACGGAACCAACAGCGTACGGGCATTGGTGGTGGATGTGGAAGACGGGACAGAGGTAGGAACGGCGGTTTTTGAATATCCCAGCGGCGAGCATGGAGTCCTCCTGGATTCCAGGAACCCCAATCTTGCCCGACAGAATCCTGCTGATTATATCGAGGGCTTTTATCGCTGCGTGCGGGCGGCCATTCGCAGCATTCCTAAAAGCGCCGGTTTCGAGCCGGAGAACGTGGTGGGGATCGGCGTGGACACCACGGGATCCACGCCCATTCCTGTGGATGAAAACGGTTGGCCTCTCGCCTTTCAAAAACGATTTGCGAAGAACCTTGCCGCACAGGCCTGGCTGTGGAAAGATCACACCTCCTACGCTGAAGCGGCCGAGATTACCGAGAAGGCCCGGCAAATGGGGCTTCCGTATCTTGCCAAGTGCGGTGGTACGTATAGTTCGGAGTGGTTCTGGTCGAAGATCCTCCACTGTCGTCGGACCAGTCCGGAGGTGTTTGAAGCGGCCTATTCGTGGGTGGAACTCGCCGATTTCATTCCCGGCTGGCTTACCGGCAATCTGAAGCCAGAGACGATTCCACGTTCGATCTGTGCGGCCGGTCACAAGGCGATGTATCATCCCGCTTGGGGAGGGCTGCCGAGTGAGGAATTTTTGGCCAGTCTCGACCCGGAGTTGGTGAAAATTCGGCGGCGATATGCCCCAGAGGCGCTTCCCGCGGACCGCAAGGCCGGAGAGCTTATTCCGGAGATTGCCCGGAAAGTCGGACTCCGGCCCGGAATTCCCGTCGCCGTGGGGGCGTTCGACGCGCACATGGGTGCGGTGGGAGCGGGAATCAAGCCGGGAACTCTCGTCAAAATTATTGGGACGAGCACGTGTGACATGATGGTCGTGCCGATGAATGAGGACCTGCCCGACATCCCCGGGCTGTGCGGCATCGTGCCGCATTCAATTGTTCCCGGCATGTATGGTCTGGAGGCCGGGCAGTCGGCGGTGGGCGACATTTTCAACTGGTTTGTGAAGTACCTGACTCCTGCGCAATATACAGCCAAAGGCGATCCCCACGCGGCGCTTACGCGGGAGGCCGAAAAACTTTTGCCCGGCGAGAGCGGCTTGCTGGCACTGGACTGGAACAACGGAAATCGCACGATCCTGGTGGACCCTCTATTAACCGGTTTGCTGATCGGTCAAACACTTTTGACCACCGCTCCCGAGGTATATCGCGCGCTGGTGGAAGCCACAGCATTCGGCGCGCTGACGATTATCAAGCGATTTGAAGAATACGGTGTAGCGGTGAAAGAGGTCATCAATTGTGGGGGCATTGCCGAGAAAAACCCGTTCGTCATGCAGGTCTATGCCGACGTGTGCAACCGTCCGATGAAGATTAGCCGCTCGGCGCAAACCTGCGCTCTGGGCGCCGCGATTTTTGGAGCTGTTGTGGGAGGAGTCTACAAATCAGTGGAGCAGGCTCAGCGACGGATGACGGGCGTCAAGCCCACAGTTTATCGGCCCCGAAAAGCAGCCGCGGCTATTTATGCCCGCCTCTACGAGCTTTACCGCAAACTGCACGATGCGTTCGGCTTGCCCCATTACGAGACCTCCCTGTACGATGTCATGAAAGCGCTCATTGCTATTCGGAAGGAAGTCCGCAAAGAAGTATGA
- the trxA gene encoding thioredoxin has translation MLSRNGLPGFPSGRCSRAKTVVNWGTIIPSLFLLVVLVGCSQGFLSGVIAPGQKGGNGSMEQRNESVPTPESGAENRVSVSQNTASGSEASSTAENAKETSKENKEVKSMFFSSSHTIEHVTTADFQSRVLQSTKPVLVDFYADWCPPCRMLAPVLQEVAREIDHVEIVKVNVDEEPRLASQYRVSAIPTLILFKDGKPVERITGFLPKQELKQLLAQYE, from the coding sequence ATGCTGTCGCGAAATGGATTGCCAGGCTTCCCGAGCGGTCGCTGCTCCCGTGCGAAAACCGTAGTGAACTGGGGGACCATTATCCCCTCTTTATTCCTACTCGTTGTGCTGGTGGGTTGTTCGCAGGGGTTTTTGAGCGGCGTGATCGCGCCCGGCCAGAAGGGAGGTAATGGGTCCATGGAGCAGAGGAACGAGTCCGTCCCCACGCCGGAAAGCGGAGCGGAAAATCGGGTTTCCGTTTCCCAGAACACGGCTTCGGGGAGTGAGGCAAGTTCCACAGCAGAAAACGCGAAAGAAACGTCAAAAGAGAATAAGGAGGTGAAAAGTATGTTTTTCTCCAGCAGCCACACGATTGAACACGTGACCACGGCAGACTTCCAATCCAGGGTGCTTCAGTCGACAAAGCCAGTGCTTGTGGATTTTTACGCGGACTGGTGTCCGCCGTGTCGAATGCTCGCACCTGTTCTCCAGGAAGTGGCCAGGGAAATCGATCACGTGGAGATCGTTAAAGTCAATGTGGACGAAGAACCGCGGTTGGCTTCCCAGTACCGTGTGTCAGCAATCCCCACGCTGATCCTGTTTAAGGACGGGAAGCCCGTGGAACGCATAACGGGTTTTCTCCCTAAACAGGAACTCAAGCAGCTTCTCGCCCAGTACGAATGA